The Chanodichthys erythropterus isolate Z2021 chromosome 12, ASM2448905v1, whole genome shotgun sequence genome contains a region encoding:
- the mcoln1a gene encoding mucolipin-1a isoform X1 produces MAAVDANKANISSEDDRLLFPVTCYGSNDCMDEYSNPSPTPPTDGWIGADHEEEALRRKLKYFFMSPCEKYQAKGRKPFKLGLQILKVLIVTIQLVLFGLSNEMVVTFKEENTASFKHLFLKDYADSDDALAVYTQSDVYDHMFYAIEQYLALPEITVGRYAYVYNVGVNGSALSLCQQYYKKGRIDPANDTFIIDPHVVTDCVGVNPLSTPTVGLGRDYRNFTLKFHKLINVTIQFQLKAINLQTIIHNEIPDCYTFFITILLDNKAHSGKVKISLDNQASIKECKDPSVSGHAVSLSLADSYARVWFDVTVGVVCILSLLLCGRSIIRGIILQNEFVKYFKTSLKRDVCWGDRMEFINGWYILLIISDVLTITGSIIKIGIELKNLSSYDECGILLGTSTLLVWVGVIRYLTFFQKYNILIVTLRAAFPNVIRFCCCVAVIYLGYCFCGWIVLGPYHVKFRSLSLVSECLFSLINGDDMFVTFSGMQESSMLVWVFSQVYLYTFISLFIYMVLSLFIALITGAYETIKHQTQEPVHITDLHAFIAECTDTPCSGKFRGIETSPCSFFCCCDRTTTYEDVLLVN; encoded by the exons aaGACGATAGGTTACTGTTTCCGGTGACTTGCTATGGTTCGAATGACTGCATGGATGAGTATAGTAACCCCAGTCCGACCCCTCCAACAGATGGCTGGATAGGTGCTGACCATGAAGAGGAAGCATTGCGCAGGAAGTTAAAGTATTTCTTCATGAGTCCCTGTGAAAAGTACCAAGCCAAAGGCAGAAAACCTTTTAAGCTGGGTCTGCAAATACTGAAGGTTCTTATAGTAACTATacag CTGGTACTTTTTGGCTTAAGCAACGAGATGGTGGTGACGTTTAAAGAAGAAAACACAGCCTCTTTCAAACACCTCTTTCTCAAGGACTACGCTGATTCAGATGACGCACTTGCTGTTTACACACAGAGTGATGTTTATGATCACATGTTTTACGCAATTGAACAG TACCTGGCTTTGCCGGAGATTACAGTGGGCCGCTATGCATACGTGTACAATGTTGGTGTGAACGGGAGTGCGCTTTCTCTGTGTCAGCAGTATTATAAAAAAGGCAGGATCGACCCAGCTAACGACACCTTCATCATCGATCCGCATGTGGTCACAG ACTGTGTTGGCGTGAATCCTTTGTCCACTCCCACAGTAGGTCTGGGCCGTGATTACAGGAACTTCACCCTCAAGTTTCACAA gctcATTAATGTCACCATACAGTTCCAGCTGAAAGCTATAAATCTTCAGACCATCATCCACAACGAAATTCCCGActgttacactttcttcatcaCA ATTCTGCTGGATAACAAAGCCCACAGTGGTAAAGTTAAGATCAGTCTGGATAATCAGGCCTCCATAAAGGAATGTAAAGACCCAAGTGTGTCTGGACACG ctgtctctctgtctctagCTGATAGTTATGCTCGAGTGTGGTTTGATGTGACGGTTGGAGTGGTTTGTATTCtctctctgctcctctgtgGTCGCTCTATCATCAGAGGaatcattcttcaaaat GAGTTTGTAAAGTACTTTAAGACCTCTCTGAAGCGTGATGTCTGTTGGGGAGACAGAATGGAGTTCATCAACGGATGGTATATTCTGCTCATCATTAGCGACGTGCTCACTATCACAGGCTCCATAATTAAGATCGGCATTGAGCTAAAG AACCTCTCGTCGTATGATGAGTGCGGGATCCTTTTGGGCACCTCGACGTTATTGGTTTGGGTTGGAGTTATTCGCTACCTCACCTTCTTTCAGAAGTACAAT ATTCTCATTGTCACATTACGAGCTGCATTCCCTAATGTGATCCGGTTCTGTTGCTGTGTGGCGGTGATATACCTCGGTTATTGCTTCTGTGGGTGGATTGTGCTAGGACCATATCATGTTAAG TTCCGCTCTCTCTCGCTGGTATCAGAGTGTCTTTTCTCTCTGATCAATGGAGATGATATGTTTGTGACGTTCAGTGGCATGCAAGAGAGCAGCATGCTGGTCTGGGTCTTCAGTCAG gtttacCTTTACACGTTCATCTCTCTGTTCATTTACATGGTGCTCTCTCTCTTTATCGCTCTTATCACGGGAGCTTACGAGACCATCAAG CATCAGACTCAGGAGCCGGTCCATATCACTGACCTGCACGCGTTCATCGCCGAGTGCACTGACACGCCCTGCTCTGGAAAGTTCCGCGGGATCGAGACCTCGCCCTGCTCTTTCTTCTGCTGCTGTGACAG AACCACCACGTATGAAGACGTCCTCCTTGTCAACTAG
- the mcoln1a gene encoding mucolipin-1a isoform X2, with product MAAVDANKANISSEDDRLLFPVTCYGSNDCMDEYSNPSPTPPTDGWIGADHEEEALRRKLKYFFMSPCEKYQAKGRKPFKLGLQILKVLIVTIQLVLFGLSNEMVVTFKEENTASFKHLFLKDYADSDDALAVYTQSDVYDHMFYAIEQYLALPEITVGRYAYVYNVGVNGSALSLCQQYYKKGRIDPANDTFIIDPHVVTDCVGVNPLSTPTVGLGRDYRNFTLKFHKLINVTIQFQLKAINLQTIIHNEIPDCYTFFITILLDNKAHSGKVKISLDNQASIKECKDPSVSGHADSYARVWFDVTVGVVCILSLLLCGRSIIRGIILQNEFVKYFKTSLKRDVCWGDRMEFINGWYILLIISDVLTITGSIIKIGIELKNLSSYDECGILLGTSTLLVWVGVIRYLTFFQKYNILIVTLRAAFPNVIRFCCCVAVIYLGYCFCGWIVLGPYHVKFRSLSLVSECLFSLINGDDMFVTFSGMQESSMLVWVFSQVYLYTFISLFIYMVLSLFIALITGAYETIKHQTQEPVHITDLHAFIAECTDTPCSGKFRGIETSPCSFFCCCDRTTTYEDVLLVN from the exons aaGACGATAGGTTACTGTTTCCGGTGACTTGCTATGGTTCGAATGACTGCATGGATGAGTATAGTAACCCCAGTCCGACCCCTCCAACAGATGGCTGGATAGGTGCTGACCATGAAGAGGAAGCATTGCGCAGGAAGTTAAAGTATTTCTTCATGAGTCCCTGTGAAAAGTACCAAGCCAAAGGCAGAAAACCTTTTAAGCTGGGTCTGCAAATACTGAAGGTTCTTATAGTAACTATacag CTGGTACTTTTTGGCTTAAGCAACGAGATGGTGGTGACGTTTAAAGAAGAAAACACAGCCTCTTTCAAACACCTCTTTCTCAAGGACTACGCTGATTCAGATGACGCACTTGCTGTTTACACACAGAGTGATGTTTATGATCACATGTTTTACGCAATTGAACAG TACCTGGCTTTGCCGGAGATTACAGTGGGCCGCTATGCATACGTGTACAATGTTGGTGTGAACGGGAGTGCGCTTTCTCTGTGTCAGCAGTATTATAAAAAAGGCAGGATCGACCCAGCTAACGACACCTTCATCATCGATCCGCATGTGGTCACAG ACTGTGTTGGCGTGAATCCTTTGTCCACTCCCACAGTAGGTCTGGGCCGTGATTACAGGAACTTCACCCTCAAGTTTCACAA gctcATTAATGTCACCATACAGTTCCAGCTGAAAGCTATAAATCTTCAGACCATCATCCACAACGAAATTCCCGActgttacactttcttcatcaCA ATTCTGCTGGATAACAAAGCCCACAGTGGTAAAGTTAAGATCAGTCTGGATAATCAGGCCTCCATAAAGGAATGTAAAGACCCAAGTGTGTCTGGACACG CTGATAGTTATGCTCGAGTGTGGTTTGATGTGACGGTTGGAGTGGTTTGTATTCtctctctgctcctctgtgGTCGCTCTATCATCAGAGGaatcattcttcaaaat GAGTTTGTAAAGTACTTTAAGACCTCTCTGAAGCGTGATGTCTGTTGGGGAGACAGAATGGAGTTCATCAACGGATGGTATATTCTGCTCATCATTAGCGACGTGCTCACTATCACAGGCTCCATAATTAAGATCGGCATTGAGCTAAAG AACCTCTCGTCGTATGATGAGTGCGGGATCCTTTTGGGCACCTCGACGTTATTGGTTTGGGTTGGAGTTATTCGCTACCTCACCTTCTTTCAGAAGTACAAT ATTCTCATTGTCACATTACGAGCTGCATTCCCTAATGTGATCCGGTTCTGTTGCTGTGTGGCGGTGATATACCTCGGTTATTGCTTCTGTGGGTGGATTGTGCTAGGACCATATCATGTTAAG TTCCGCTCTCTCTCGCTGGTATCAGAGTGTCTTTTCTCTCTGATCAATGGAGATGATATGTTTGTGACGTTCAGTGGCATGCAAGAGAGCAGCATGCTGGTCTGGGTCTTCAGTCAG gtttacCTTTACACGTTCATCTCTCTGTTCATTTACATGGTGCTCTCTCTCTTTATCGCTCTTATCACGGGAGCTTACGAGACCATCAAG CATCAGACTCAGGAGCCGGTCCATATCACTGACCTGCACGCGTTCATCGCCGAGTGCACTGACACGCCCTGCTCTGGAAAGTTCCGCGGGATCGAGACCTCGCCCTGCTCTTTCTTCTGCTGCTGTGACAG AACCACCACGTATGAAGACGTCCTCCTTGTCAACTAG